A part of Aegilops tauschii subsp. strangulata cultivar AL8/78 chromosome 2, Aet v6.0, whole genome shotgun sequence genomic DNA contains:
- the LOC109731789 gene encoding uncharacterized protein, which yields MARAPVLPALLCLAVLALAGGADARKLVGVYELKRGDFSIKMTNWGATIMSILVPDSKGNLADVVLGKDTLAEYVNDNSAFGPLNGRVAQRMARGRFVLDGKVYHTYINDGRNSIHGGHRGFSKVIWTVKEYVAGGDSPYITLYYRSFDGEQGLPGDLDVYATYQLTSPYELSIRTNATALNKATPVNFLQHVYLNLGGEGSGDILGHTLQLSASRYTPMDEELLPSSGRVDPVAGTSYDFRTPTPIGARIRQVKGGKFYGYDINYVIDGEGMRKVALARDGKSGRALELWANQPAMQLYTGNFLNHTKGKGGKLYEQYDGFCLETQAYPDAVNHPEFPSVTVRPGQVYKHDMLYKFSF from the exons ATGGCGAGGGCTCCGGTGCTTCCCGCGCTCTTGTGCCTCGCGGTCCTCGCGCTGGCCGGCGGCGCCGATGCGAGGAAGTTGGTCGGCGTGTACGAGCTCAAGAGAGGGGATTTCTCCATCAAGATGACCAACTGGGGCGCCACCATCATGTCGATCCTCGTCCCTGATTCCAAAG GGAATTTGGCCGATGTTGTGCTGGGCAAAGACACCCTCGCTGAGTATGTT AATGATAACTCTGCCTTTGGGCCGCTAAATGGGAGGGTGGCGCAGAGAATGGCCAGGGGCCGCTTTGTCCTCGACGGCAAAGTATACCACACGTACATCAACGACGGCAGGAACTCCATTCATG GTGGCCACAGGGGATTCAGCAAAGTCATATGGACGGTGAAGGAGTACGTCGCCGGCGGCGACTCCCCGTATATCACGCTGTACTACCGGAGCTTCGACGGGGAGCAAG GATTGCCCGGAGACCTGGACGTGTACGCGACGTACCAGCTGACGAGCCCGTACGAGCTGAGCATCCGCACGAACGCGACGGCGCTGAACAAGGCGACGCCGGTGAACTTCCTGCAGCACGTGTACCTGAACCTGGGCGGGGAGGGCAGCGGCGACATCCTGGGCCACACGCTGCAGCTCTCCGCGTCCCGCTACACCCCGATGGACGAGGAGCTGCTCCCGTCGTCCGGCCGCGTCGACCCCGTGGCCGGCACCAGCTACGACTTCCGCACGCCGACGCCCATCGGCGCGCGCATCCGGCAGGTCAAGGGCGGCAAATTCTACGGCTACGACATCAACTACGTCATCGACGGGGAGGGGATGCGGAAGGTGGCGTTGGCGCGGGACGGCAAGTCGGGGCGCGCGCTGGAGCTGTGGGCCAACCAGCCGGCCATGCAGCTCTACACCGGCAACTTCCTGAACCACACCAAGGGGAAGGGCGGCAAGCTGTACGAGCAGTACGACGGGTTTTGCCTTGAGACGCAGGCGTACCCGGACGCCGTCAACCACCCCGAGTTCCCGTCGGTGACGGTGAGGCCCGGCCAGGTGTACAAGCACGACATGCTCTACAAGTTCTCCTTCTAG